The genomic interval CTTAATTATCGTAACAGTTGTATCCACATGTCCTTGAACTATATGTCCATTTAATCTTTCATGCAACATTACTCCCCTTTCCAAATTTACTTCATCTTGAATTTTTAAAAAATTAAAGTTAGAGCATAATAAAGTTTCTTCAGAAGCTATAACTGAATAAGTTTTTTTATTTATATCCATAATACTTAAACATACTCCATTATGACAAATACTCTGATTGATTTGAATTTCGTTATTTAAAAATGGATTATTTAAAGTTATACGAAGATTATTTTTTTCACGATTAAATTGATGCACTTTTGTAGTGCATTCTATTATCCCAGTAAACATAATGGTTGATAATTTTTTTCATATTTTAAACTAAATTATATATATGAATCATATAAAAAAAAAAATTAAAGTCGGATTTACCACGGGTGATATTAACGGAATAGGAATAGAGATTTTTTTGAAAGTGTGTTCAAAAAAAAAACTTTTAGATTTTTTTACTCCGATATTATTTGGATCTACCAAATTATGTTTTTATTATAAAAAAATTTTAAATATGGAAATCAATAATATACGAGAAGTTAAAAATTTTAAAGAAGTAGTTGATTATAAAATCAATATTTTCAATATTTGGAAAGATGATATTAAATTTGAATCTATAAAAATAAATCATCCTGAATCAGGAAAATACCCTATTTCATCTTTAAAAAAAGCAGTAAAAGCTTTAAAAGAAGGAAAAATAGATGTACTTGTAACAGCTCCTGTTAATAAAAAACACATGAATTTCAAAAATTTTTCATTTTTTGGTCATACTGAATATCTACAGAATGTTTTGGGAGGAGAATCCTTAATGTTAATGATTCACGATTTTTTAAAAATTGCATTAGTTACCAATCATTTACCCTTAAAAAGGGTAAGTTCAGAATTAAATATTAAAAAAATAATAAAATCAATAAAAATTTTACGTAAATCTCTTATCATTGATTTTTCTGTAGAAAAACCTAAAATTGCAGTTTTAGGATGTAATCCACATTCCAGTGATAATGGATTAATAGGAAATGAAGAAAAAATAAAAATTAAACCAGCTATTGATAGTTTATTTCAAAAACAAGGATGGTTAGTTTTTGGGCCTTATCCTTCAGATAGTTTTTTTGGAAATCAAAGCTATCGAAATTTTGATGCAGTTTTAGCTATGTATCACGATCAAGGATTAATCCCTTTTAAAACCCTAACTTTTAATCATGGAGTGAATTTTACAGCTGGACTTTCTCATATACGGACATCTCCTGATCATGGAGTCGCCTATGATATAGCTAAAAAAGGAATTGCTAATGAAAGTTCATTTGAAGAAGCAATTTTTAACGCTATAAAAATATTTAAAAATAGAAAAGAATATATGGAATTTAGTTTATCCAAATTATCATAAAATTATAACAATCAGATTTTTTTTCACTTGTAAAAGTCCACCTTCTATCTTTATTTTCTTTTTTACATTTTTTGATTCTAATTTTAAACAACCATTTTTTAATATAGAAATAAATGGAGTATGATTTTTTAATATTTGAAAATACCCATGATATCCAGGAGCTATAATAGAAATTATATTTTCTTGATACAAAATTTTATGAGAGCTAATAATTTTTATTTTCATAAAATTCATTTATGACAATTATGTCAATAACATTTTTTTTCCACTTTCTATAACTTGTTCAATAGTTCCTTTTAAATTAAAAGCGGCTTCTGGAATACCATCCAACTCTCCATCTATTATCATATTGAATCCTTTTATAGTGTCTTCAATTTTTACAAATTCTCCTTCTATTCCCGTAAATTGTTTTGCCACATGAAATGGTTGAGATAAAAAACGTTGAACACGTCTAGCTCTAGCAACTATTAATTGATCTTCTTCACTTAATTCTTCTATTCCGAGAATAGCTATAATATCTTGTAAAGAATTATATTTTTGTAAAATTTCTTTCACCTTTTGTGCGCAATTATAATGATTTTCATTTATTATATCTGGAGATAAAATACGTGAAGTAGAATCTAGAGGATCTACTGCAGGGTAAATTCCTAAAGATGCTATTTTTCTAGAAAGAACGGTAGTTGCATCTAAATGTGAAAATGTGATAGCAGGAGCAGGGTCTGTTAAATCGTCTGCAGGAACATAAACCGCTTGAACTGAAGTGATAGACCCTGTTTTTGTAGAAGTTATTCTTTCTTGCATAGAGCCCATTTCAGAAGATAAAGTCGGCTGATATCCTACTGATGAAGGAATTCTTCCTAATAACGCAGAAATTTCTGATCCAGCTTGAGTAAAACGAAATATATTGTCTATAAAAAATAATACATCTTGTCCTTTTTTTCCTTCTAAATATTGATCTCTATAATATTCTG from Blattabacterium cuenoti carries:
- a CDS encoding riboflavin synthase; the encoded protein is MFTGIIECTTKVHQFNREKNNLRITLNNPFLNNEIQINQSICHNGVCLSIMDINKKTYSVIASEETLLCSNFNFLKIQDEVNLERGVMLHERLNGHIVQGHVDTTVTIIKIENRNGSWLFFFQSKNKLDQLVVEKGSITINGISLTIIKCDQYTFNVSILPFTYEKTNLHLMKIGDIVNVEFDILAKYINKSIQKHCKK
- a CDS encoding FoF1 ATP synthase subunit delta/epsilon, which codes for MKIKIISSHKILYQENIISIIAPGYHGYFQILKNHTPFISILKNGCLKLESKNVKKKIKIEGGLLQVKKNLIVIIL
- the pdxA gene encoding 4-hydroxythreonine-4-phosphate dehydrogenase PdxA, encoding MNHIKKKIKVGFTTGDINGIGIEIFLKVCSKKKLLDFFTPILFGSTKLCFYYKKILNMEINNIREVKNFKEVVDYKINIFNIWKDDIKFESIKINHPESGKYPISSLKKAVKALKEGKIDVLVTAPVNKKHMNFKNFSFFGHTEYLQNVLGGESLMLMIHDFLKIALVTNHLPLKRVSSELNIKKIIKSIKILRKSLIIDFSVEKPKIAVLGCNPHSSDNGLIGNEEKIKIKPAIDSLFQKQGWLVFGPYPSDSFFGNQSYRNFDAVLAMYHDQGLIPFKTLTFNHGVNFTAGLSHIRTSPDHGVAYDIAKKGIANESSFEEAIFNAIKIFKNRKEYMEFSLSKLS